In Geotrypetes seraphini chromosome 4, aGeoSer1.1, whole genome shotgun sequence, a single window of DNA contains:
- the LOC117360145 gene encoding intraflagellar transport protein 22 homolog, with product MMKDSHGVVIVFNPDLPSHLKEIEMWYASFVQQQQLQDNQCLLIAHHKPGFGADKSRPSLGASMTKLKLSHSSLEEDPEDVRTEFLKFLGGVITLLSESR from the coding sequence ATGATGAAGGATTCTCATGGGGTGGTTATAGTGTTCAACCCAGACCTGCCAAGTCATTTGAAGGAAATTGAAATGTGGTATGCATCCTTTGTACAGCAGCAGCAATTACAGGATAACCAGTGTCTTCTTATTGCTCACCACAAACCAGGCTTTGGAGCAGACAAAAGTCGACCATCTTTAGGGGCATCAATGACCAAACTGAAGCTGTCGCATTCTAGCCTGGAAGAAGATCCTGAGGATGTCAGAACTGAATTCTTAAAGTTCCTGGGAGGTGTGATCACTTTGCTGTCTGAGAGCAGATAA